In a genomic window of Lycium ferocissimum isolate CSIRO_LF1 chromosome 9, AGI_CSIRO_Lferr_CH_V1, whole genome shotgun sequence:
- the LOC132032132 gene encoding uncharacterized protein LOC132032132, producing MAPYEALYGRRYRSPIGWFEPTEVELLGPNSVHEAIEKLPSDMAMVHPVFHVSMLRLYKPDPSYVLNHEQIEINEGLTYEEKPVQILDRQVRRLRTKDVASVKVLWRNHNTEKATWEAEEDMKKRYPHLFPMGGMS from the exons atggctccttatgaggctctttatgggaggcgttATCgatctccaattggttggtttgaaccaaCTGAGGTGGAATTGTTGGGTCCGAATTCAGTTCATGAAGCAATTGAGAAG ttgccatccgatatggccaTGGTGCACCCTGTGTTTCACGTTTcgatgttgaggttgtacaaACCTGATCCTTCCTATGTGTTGAATCATgaacaaattgaaattaatgAAGGGTTAACCTATGAAGAGAAACCGGTTCAGATTCTAGATcgtcaagttagaaggttgagaacaAAGGATGTTGCATCGGTTAAAGTTTTATGGCGAAACCATAATACTGAGAAAGCtacttgggaagcagaggaggacatgaagaagagatatcCCCACTTGTTCCCTATGGGAGGTATGAGCTAG